A stretch of Gemmatimonas aurantiaca T-27 DNA encodes these proteins:
- a CDS encoding helix-turn-helix domain-containing protein: MKGSTHVSAVGPAAAPEVAASSAARPTHLTVAELAVRWGISAYTIREWARTGRITDCRLAHGEWVFLESARFRLTRAAAEGHRGAETLLDFAAYPVTVAELATLVRCNHDTIRRRARAGQYTPAVHTPLGWRFGAGVLDPSFPVSGAASCPSGASGTASGDRDADPLAGLRNLNFDVRRLGVPPVAVGTHASSAAGSASPSRKRRGPQAIYRR, encoded by the coding sequence ATGAAAGGTTCAACGCATGTCAGCGCCGTCGGCCCCGCCGCCGCCCCCGAGGTCGCCGCCAGCTCGGCCGCCCGGCCCACGCACCTCACCGTCGCCGAGCTCGCAGTGCGGTGGGGGATCTCCGCGTACACCATCCGCGAATGGGCGCGCACCGGACGGATCACCGACTGCCGCCTTGCCCACGGCGAGTGGGTGTTTCTGGAGAGCGCCCGCTTTCGGCTGACGCGGGCCGCCGCCGAGGGGCACCGGGGCGCCGAGACCTTGTTGGACTTCGCCGCCTACCCAGTCACGGTCGCGGAGCTCGCGACCCTCGTTCGCTGCAACCACGACACGATCCGGCGCCGGGCGCGGGCGGGCCAGTACACGCCGGCCGTACACACGCCCCTCGGCTGGCGATTCGGTGCGGGGGTGCTCGACCCTTCGTTCCCGGTCTCCGGGGCCGCCAGCTGCCCGTCAGGCGCCTCGGGCACGGCATCGGGGGACCGTGATGCCGATCCTCTCGCCGGGCTGCGGAACCTGAACTTCGATGTGCGCCGGCTTGGTGTGCCGCCTGTCGCGGTAGGGACGCATGCCTCGTCTGCAGCTGGCTCGGCCTCCCCCAGTCGGAAGCGGCGAGGGCCGCAGGCGATCTATCGCCGCTGA
- a CDS encoding class I SAM-dependent DNA methyltransferase yields MSSSNAAVTPAVALRALRERWAGVPAAERANAQSYLRDLCEALGVPAPLPAGSGYEFELPVKLITRDGTETTGFVDCYKVGHFILEAKDVQGGASDVALRRAYGQARQYAAHDPSGTAPPYLLVLDVAKTLLVYHRWGGVYQGFAAGHRIDLPTLDQRPSDIELLRDIWTQPTKRDPRQHAQAVTQEIAAKLATLAATLEDRGFGPERVARFLMRVVFSCFAEDVDLLPREAFRQTVQNAGVQGDAALFQRALGSLWQTMDSGGLFGFENILQFNGHFFKDAEVLPLEREEIALVLEAARADWRDVEPTIFGTLLTRALDPVERHRLGAEYTPRAFIERLVRPTVEEPVRERWTAVQAEVLQLRESGKAKDRAAAEQRLREFLGWLQGLRVLDPACGSGNFLYVTMHVLKDLEYEVVRELEALTGHAELRMQEIGPKNFLGIEVKPWAREIAELTLWIGFHQYWKRHHHVQPPEPVLMDTGTLELRDAVLAWDAVRHVPEKDRFDPTPRITHTVTGELVPDPAATLPYMEHVGARQAPWPEADFIVGNPPFLGQFRQRESLGDGYVEALRSAYPGVPDAADLVMYWISKATRAVESGRTLRAGLITTQSITQKQNRKVLEDAAVRGLRPVWAIADHYWNDGSDDARVRVAMTVFAREPAAATLVTVDGEAKVVNTVRVPRLNTDLTVHADVPSAAAVALQANAWLCSNGYKPHGTGFLLSDEEARRLLSLDPRNAEVLRPYRNGMDLATQPRRVWIIDFGFADESEARTYPLLFDIVRDRVKPERDANARAVYRTYWWRFGEARRDWRSFVAGLPRYIATVKTAKHRFFTFLESTVAPDDKLTCIASSEGFVLGVLSSLIHSTWALAAGSRLGIDGTPSYDKGTCFDAFPFPDCSADVRNRIATIAERIDAHRKSAIERSAKVGMTVMYNVIDKLRVGATLTSKEREVHEVAACGVLRDLHDELDATVAEAYGWSWPEPPALILERLVALHDRRVEEEAGGTIRWLRPEYQRPRFGGATDGANVAPTLDLPATPTTLTGAGTVIASAPWPSDAIGQITVLRSMAAMTPVSIEEAVQRLVGAKRDIVHRHLETLAMLGEVRDVGDGRYAVTGS; encoded by the coding sequence ATGTCGTCGTCGAATGCCGCTGTAACCCCCGCCGTCGCGCTTCGCGCCCTGCGCGAACGCTGGGCCGGGGTTCCCGCCGCTGAGCGGGCGAACGCCCAGAGCTACCTGCGCGACCTCTGTGAGGCGCTGGGGGTGCCGGCCCCGCTCCCCGCCGGCTCCGGGTACGAGTTCGAGCTCCCCGTCAAGCTGATCACTCGCGACGGCACCGAGACGACCGGGTTCGTCGACTGCTACAAGGTCGGCCACTTCATCCTCGAGGCGAAGGACGTGCAGGGCGGCGCCTCCGACGTGGCGCTCCGCCGTGCGTATGGCCAGGCGCGCCAGTATGCCGCCCACGACCCATCGGGCACGGCGCCCCCGTATCTCCTCGTGCTCGACGTGGCCAAGACCCTGCTCGTGTACCATCGCTGGGGCGGTGTGTATCAGGGGTTCGCCGCGGGCCATCGCATCGACCTACCAACGCTGGATCAGCGGCCGTCTGACATCGAGCTGCTGCGCGACATCTGGACGCAGCCCACCAAACGCGACCCTCGGCAACACGCGCAGGCCGTCACCCAGGAGATCGCGGCGAAGTTGGCGACGCTGGCCGCCACCCTCGAGGATCGGGGCTTTGGGCCTGAACGCGTCGCGCGCTTTCTCATGCGCGTGGTGTTCTCGTGCTTCGCCGAGGACGTCGATCTCCTCCCGCGCGAAGCATTCCGACAGACTGTGCAGAATGCCGGCGTGCAGGGTGATGCGGCCCTCTTTCAGCGTGCGCTCGGCAGTCTCTGGCAGACGATGGATTCGGGCGGCCTGTTCGGCTTCGAGAACATCCTGCAGTTCAACGGGCATTTTTTCAAAGACGCTGAGGTGCTGCCGCTCGAACGAGAGGAGATCGCCCTCGTACTCGAGGCGGCTCGTGCCGACTGGCGGGACGTTGAACCGACGATTTTTGGCACGCTGCTCACGCGTGCGCTCGACCCGGTCGAACGCCATCGCCTCGGCGCGGAGTACACACCCCGCGCGTTCATCGAGCGGTTGGTGCGCCCCACCGTGGAGGAGCCGGTGCGCGAGCGCTGGACCGCCGTGCAGGCCGAGGTGCTGCAACTGCGTGAATCGGGGAAGGCGAAGGACCGCGCGGCAGCCGAACAGCGGCTGCGCGAGTTCCTCGGCTGGTTGCAGGGACTTCGGGTACTCGACCCGGCCTGTGGCAGCGGCAACTTCCTCTACGTCACGATGCACGTGTTGAAGGACCTCGAGTATGAGGTGGTGCGTGAGCTCGAGGCGCTTACCGGACACGCCGAGCTCCGCATGCAGGAAATAGGGCCGAAGAATTTCCTCGGCATCGAGGTGAAGCCGTGGGCGCGTGAGATCGCCGAGCTCACGCTGTGGATCGGGTTCCACCAATATTGGAAGCGTCACCATCACGTGCAGCCGCCCGAGCCGGTGCTCATGGACACCGGTACCCTCGAGTTGCGAGACGCCGTGCTGGCATGGGATGCCGTGCGCCACGTGCCGGAGAAGGATCGCTTCGACCCCACACCTCGCATCACGCATACGGTCACGGGCGAGCTGGTGCCCGACCCCGCGGCGACGTTGCCGTACATGGAGCACGTGGGGGCACGGCAGGCGCCGTGGCCGGAGGCGGACTTCATCGTGGGGAATCCGCCATTCTTAGGACAGTTCCGACAGCGCGAATCCCTGGGTGACGGCTACGTCGAGGCGCTCCGGTCGGCTTACCCGGGCGTGCCTGATGCGGCCGATCTGGTGATGTACTGGATCTCCAAGGCCACACGCGCCGTCGAATCGGGACGCACGTTGCGAGCGGGGCTCATCACGACCCAGTCGATCACGCAGAAGCAGAACCGAAAGGTGCTTGAGGATGCAGCCGTGCGAGGGCTGCGTCCGGTTTGGGCCATTGCGGATCACTACTGGAACGATGGCAGCGACGACGCCCGCGTGCGTGTCGCAATGACAGTGTTCGCAAGAGAGCCTGCTGCAGCCACGCTGGTCACGGTCGATGGCGAAGCGAAAGTCGTGAACACAGTGCGTGTGCCGAGGTTGAACACCGACCTCACCGTGCATGCTGACGTACCATCAGCCGCTGCCGTTGCGCTTCAGGCGAACGCGTGGCTTTGCTCCAATGGCTATAAGCCTCACGGCACAGGATTCCTCCTCTCAGATGAAGAGGCACGGAGGCTGCTAAGCCTCGATCCCCGGAACGCGGAAGTGCTCCGTCCGTATCGGAACGGAATGGACCTCGCCACGCAGCCGCGCCGTGTTTGGATCATCGATTTCGGATTCGCAGACGAAAGCGAGGCACGGACCTACCCGCTGCTGTTCGACATAGTCCGTGATCGCGTGAAGCCCGAGCGCGATGCGAACGCGCGGGCGGTGTATCGGACTTATTGGTGGCGATTCGGAGAGGCGCGCCGAGATTGGCGCAGCTTCGTTGCGGGGCTTCCTCGTTACATCGCTACGGTGAAGACGGCGAAACACCGGTTCTTCACATTTCTTGAATCAACCGTAGCACCGGATGACAAGCTCACGTGCATTGCTTCGTCGGAAGGCTTCGTGCTCGGTGTGTTATCCTCATTGATCCACTCGACATGGGCGCTTGCGGCCGGGAGTAGGCTGGGGATCGACGGCACGCCGTCGTATGACAAGGGGACATGCTTTGACGCGTTCCCGTTCCCAGACTGTTCCGCCGATGTGCGCAATCGTATCGCGACAATTGCTGAGCGAATCGACGCACATCGAAAGTCCGCTATTGAGCGCAGTGCGAAGGTCGGTATGACCGTCATGTACAATGTCATCGACAAGCTCCGAGTCGGGGCTACGTTAACCTCGAAGGAGCGTGAGGTCCACGAAGTCGCTGCGTGCGGCGTTCTCCGCGATTTGCACGATGAGCTGGACGCCACGGTGGCGGAGGCGTACGGCTGGTCTTGGCCCGAGCCGCCGGCGTTGATCCTCGAGCGCCTCGTCGCCTTGCATGACCGCCGTGTGGAGGAGGAGGCGGGCGGCACGATCCGGTGGTTGCGTCCAGAGTATCAGCGTCCTCGGTTCGGCGGGGCCACGGACGGTGCCAATGTGGCCCCCACACTGGACCTGCCCGCGACGCCCACCACCCTCACCGGAGCTGGGACAGTCATCGCCTCTGCGCCGTGGCCAAGTGACGCCATCGGTCAAATCACGGTGTTGCGCTCGATGGCGGCGATGACGCCAGTCTCCATCGAGGAGGCCGTGCAACGCCTCGTGGGCGCCAAGCGCGACATCGTGCACCGCCATCTCGAGACCCTGGCCATGCTCGGCGAAGTTCGCGACGTCGGCGACGGGCGCTACGCCGTAACCGGGTCATAG
- a CDS encoding tyrosine-type recombinase/integrase, producing MREAKPFLNKNRYWANFGRFAAVGGKREPLVPPGEEFATTDPVVAHALFKARWATYEKALDRHQAGLPAVVSDQRGPTLADYAVSFLAALAAERQTDGRPVHRERDLDRRKRGILNCLETPTLQRVRYLSRLEPQDVDAMLGELSARRKVDGQPLSAATVRSYALEFSAMLTFAVSERVLTVNPLPNSRYLPRISKRTAIEDDAYLTRAELKALLDHVLPSPQVPYAIELAMTLMYTGMRREEAMALLVRDVNFHTQQIRVAPNTFRDGKSEAAERSIPLWTKLAAVLKPYIGDRPGHALLFPSVILKTQAQKNAPIQDITGTLTAAAKRAGIRKSLDHHILRHSYVSARLQMLHLSVTGTTLPVDAQLIVGEIGHSDETLIRRVYGHVTRERVEQVELDLFEDLPDAQTARQRRSAYHGERIRAGRAIEKARRAAGDTEAAVQRTPLTSEEQEERRRYARSIREAVRSHGLSETALMTRLMATPAEVTSIMRGDLGRLPLARIRRFAAAVARMV from the coding sequence CCGATCCCGTGGTCGCCCACGCGCTGTTCAAGGCGCGATGGGCAACGTACGAAAAGGCGCTGGACCGCCATCAGGCCGGACTCCCGGCCGTGGTCAGCGACCAGCGCGGGCCCACGCTCGCCGACTACGCCGTCTCGTTCTTGGCCGCCCTCGCGGCCGAGCGCCAGACCGATGGGCGACCGGTCCATCGCGAGCGTGACTTGGACCGCCGGAAGCGGGGCATCCTCAATTGCCTCGAAACGCCCACCCTCCAGCGGGTGCGCTACCTCTCGCGGCTCGAACCGCAGGACGTGGACGCGATGCTCGGAGAGCTCAGCGCCCGCCGCAAGGTCGACGGCCAGCCGCTCTCCGCGGCCACGGTCCGGTCGTACGCCCTTGAGTTCTCCGCGATGTTGACGTTTGCCGTCAGTGAACGCGTGCTCACCGTCAATCCGCTGCCCAACAGCCGCTACCTGCCCCGCATCAGCAAGCGGACGGCCATTGAGGACGACGCCTATCTCACCCGCGCCGAACTCAAGGCGCTGCTGGACCACGTGCTGCCGTCGCCGCAGGTGCCGTATGCCATCGAACTCGCCATGACGCTGATGTACACGGGCATGCGGCGCGAGGAAGCGATGGCCTTGCTCGTGCGCGACGTCAACTTCCACACGCAGCAGATCCGCGTCGCGCCGAACACGTTCCGCGACGGGAAGAGCGAAGCCGCCGAGCGCTCGATCCCGTTGTGGACGAAGCTGGCGGCGGTCCTCAAGCCGTACATCGGCGACCGCCCCGGCCACGCCCTGCTCTTCCCCAGTGTCATCCTCAAGACGCAGGCGCAGAAGAATGCGCCCATTCAGGACATCACGGGCACGCTGACCGCGGCGGCCAAGCGGGCGGGGATTCGCAAGTCGCTGGACCATCATATCCTCCGGCACAGTTATGTGTCGGCGCGGTTGCAGATGCTCCATCTCTCGGTCACCGGGACCACGTTGCCCGTCGATGCGCAGTTGATCGTGGGAGAGATCGGTCACTCCGACGAGACGCTGATCCGTCGCGTCTACGGCCACGTGACCCGCGAGCGCGTCGAGCAAGTGGAGCTCGATCTGTTCGAGGACCTGCCCGATGCGCAGACCGCACGGCAGCGCCGGTCGGCATATCACGGCGAGCGCATCCGGGCGGGGCGCGCCATCGAGAAGGCGCGCCGCGCCGCGGGAGATACCGAGGCCGCGGTGCAGCGTACGCCCCTGACCTCGGAGGAGCAGGAGGAGCGGCGCCGCTATGCGCGGAGCATCCGCGAGGCGGTGCGGTCGCACGGACTGTCTGAGACGGCGCTCATGACGCGGCTCATGGCGACGCCCGCCGAGGTCACGTCGATCATGCGTGGCGATCTGGGTCGCCTCCCCCTGGCCCGCATCCGGCGATTCGCCGCCGCCGTGGCGCGCATGGTGTAG